A portion of the Rhinopithecus roxellana isolate Shanxi Qingling chromosome 19, ASM756505v1, whole genome shotgun sequence genome contains these proteins:
- the SPHK1 gene encoding sphingosine kinase 1 isoform X2, whose translation MDPAGGPRGVLPRPCRVLVLLNPRGGKGKALQLFRSHVQPLLAEAEISFTLMLTERRNHARELVRSEELGRWDALVVMSGDGLMHEVVNGLMERPDWDTAIQKPLCSLPAGSGNALAASLNHYAGYEQVTNEDLLTNCTRLLCRRLLSPMNLLSLHTASGLRLFSVLSLAWGFIADVDLESEKYRRLGEMRFTLGTFLRLAALRTYRGRLAYLPVGRAGSKTPASPVVVQQGPGDAHLVPLEEPVPSHWTVVPDQDFVLVLALLHSHLGSEMFAAPMGRCAAGVMHLFYVRAGVSRAMLLRLFLAMEKGRHMEYECPYLVYMPVVAFRLEPKDGRGVFTVDGELMVSEAVQGQVHPNYFWMVSDCVEPPPSWKPQQTPPPEEPL comes from the exons ATGGATCCAG CGGGCGGCCCCCGGGGCGTGCTCCCGCGGCCCTGCCGCGTGCTGGTGCTGCTGAACCCGCGTGGAGGCAAGGGCAAGGCCCTGCAGCTCTTCCGGAGTCACGTGCAGCCCCTTTTGGCTGAGGCTGAAATCTCCTTCACGCTGATGCTCACTG AGCGGCGGAACCATGCGCGGGAGCTGGTGCGGTCGGAGGAGCTGGGCCGCTGGGACGCTCTGGTGGTCATGTCTGGAGACGGACTGATGCACGAG GTGGTGAACGGGCTCATGGAGCGGCCTGACTGGGACACCGCCATCCAGAAGCCCCTGTGTAGCCTCCCAGCAGGCTCTGGCAACGCGCTGGCAGCTTCCTTGAACCATTATGCTGG CTATGAGCAGGTCACCAATGAAGACCTCCTGACCAACTGCACGCGGTTGCTGTGCCGCCGGCTACTGTCGCCCATGAACTTGCTGTCTCTGCACACGGCTTCGGGGCTGCGCCTCTTCTCTGTGCTAAGCCTGGCCTGGGGCTTCATTGCTGATGTGGACCTAGAGAGTGAGAAGTATCGGCGCCTGGGGGAGATGCGCTTCACTCTGGGCACCTTCCTGCGTCTGGCAGCCCTGCGCACCTACCGTGGCCGACTGGCCTACCTCCCTGTAGGAAGAGCCGGCTCTAAGACACCTGCTTCCCCCGTTGTGGTCCAGCAGGGCCCCGGAGATGCACACCTTGTGCCACTGGAGGAGCCAGTGCCCTCTCACTGGACAGTGGTGCCCGACCAGGACTTCGTGCTGGTGCTAGCGCTGCTGCACTCGCACCTGGGCAGCGAGATGTTTGCGGCACCCATGGGCCGCTGTGCAGCTGGTGTCATGCATCTGTTCTATGTGCGGGCGGGAGTGTCTCGGGCCATGCTGCTGCGCCTCTTCCTGGCCATGGAGAAGGGCAGGCATATGGAGTATGAATGCCCTTACTTGGTATACATGCCCGTGGTCGCCTTCCGCTTAGAGCCCAAGGATGGGAGAGGTGTGTTTACAGTGGATGGGGAATTGATGGTTAGCGAGGCTGTGCAGGGCCAGGTGCACCCGAACTACTTCTGGATGGTCAGTGATTGCGTGGAGCCCCCGCCCAGCTGGAAGCCCCAGCAGACGCCACCTCCAGAAGAGCCCTTATGA
- the SPHK1 gene encoding sphingosine kinase 1 isoform X1, protein MSAQVLGFLRSWAPLPLAASRDPAAAGNDAGAPTATAPDGEGEPHSRPCDARLGSTDKELKAGAAGTGSAPTAPGTPWQREPRVEVMDPAGGPRGVLPRPCRVLVLLNPRGGKGKALQLFRSHVQPLLAEAEISFTLMLTERRNHARELVRSEELGRWDALVVMSGDGLMHEVVNGLMERPDWDTAIQKPLCSLPAGSGNALAASLNHYAGYEQVTNEDLLTNCTRLLCRRLLSPMNLLSLHTASGLRLFSVLSLAWGFIADVDLESEKYRRLGEMRFTLGTFLRLAALRTYRGRLAYLPVGRAGSKTPASPVVVQQGPGDAHLVPLEEPVPSHWTVVPDQDFVLVLALLHSHLGSEMFAAPMGRCAAGVMHLFYVRAGVSRAMLLRLFLAMEKGRHMEYECPYLVYMPVVAFRLEPKDGRGVFTVDGELMVSEAVQGQVHPNYFWMVSDCVEPPPSWKPQQTPPPEEPL, encoded by the exons ATGTCCGCTCAAGTTCTGGGATTTTTGCGCAGCTGGGCTCCCCTCCCCCTGGCAGCCTCGAGGG ATCCAGCCGCCGCAGGTAATGACGCCGGTGCTCCTACAGCCACGGCTCCGGACGGGGAGGGCGAGCCCCACAGCCGGCCCTGCGACGCCCGCCTGGGCAGCACCGATAAGGAGCTGAAGGCAGGAGCCGCCGGCACGGGCAGTGCCCCGACAGCGCCGGGGACCCCCTGGCAGAGGGAGCCGCGGGTCGAGGTTATGGATCCAG CGGGCGGCCCCCGGGGCGTGCTCCCGCGGCCCTGCCGCGTGCTGGTGCTGCTGAACCCGCGTGGAGGCAAGGGCAAGGCCCTGCAGCTCTTCCGGAGTCACGTGCAGCCCCTTTTGGCTGAGGCTGAAATCTCCTTCACGCTGATGCTCACTG AGCGGCGGAACCATGCGCGGGAGCTGGTGCGGTCGGAGGAGCTGGGCCGCTGGGACGCTCTGGTGGTCATGTCTGGAGACGGACTGATGCACGAG GTGGTGAACGGGCTCATGGAGCGGCCTGACTGGGACACCGCCATCCAGAAGCCCCTGTGTAGCCTCCCAGCAGGCTCTGGCAACGCGCTGGCAGCTTCCTTGAACCATTATGCTGG CTATGAGCAGGTCACCAATGAAGACCTCCTGACCAACTGCACGCGGTTGCTGTGCCGCCGGCTACTGTCGCCCATGAACTTGCTGTCTCTGCACACGGCTTCGGGGCTGCGCCTCTTCTCTGTGCTAAGCCTGGCCTGGGGCTTCATTGCTGATGTGGACCTAGAGAGTGAGAAGTATCGGCGCCTGGGGGAGATGCGCTTCACTCTGGGCACCTTCCTGCGTCTGGCAGCCCTGCGCACCTACCGTGGCCGACTGGCCTACCTCCCTGTAGGAAGAGCCGGCTCTAAGACACCTGCTTCCCCCGTTGTGGTCCAGCAGGGCCCCGGAGATGCACACCTTGTGCCACTGGAGGAGCCAGTGCCCTCTCACTGGACAGTGGTGCCCGACCAGGACTTCGTGCTGGTGCTAGCGCTGCTGCACTCGCACCTGGGCAGCGAGATGTTTGCGGCACCCATGGGCCGCTGTGCAGCTGGTGTCATGCATCTGTTCTATGTGCGGGCGGGAGTGTCTCGGGCCATGCTGCTGCGCCTCTTCCTGGCCATGGAGAAGGGCAGGCATATGGAGTATGAATGCCCTTACTTGGTATACATGCCCGTGGTCGCCTTCCGCTTAGAGCCCAAGGATGGGAGAGGTGTGTTTACAGTGGATGGGGAATTGATGGTTAGCGAGGCTGTGCAGGGCCAGGTGCACCCGAACTACTTCTGGATGGTCAGTGATTGCGTGGAGCCCCCGCCCAGCTGGAAGCCCCAGCAGACGCCACCTCCAGAAGAGCCCTTATGA